The following proteins are encoded in a genomic region of Vibrio spartinae:
- the frdA gene encoding fumarate reductase (quinol) flavoprotein subunit, whose product MQTLTTDIAVIGAGGAGLRTAIAAAEANPDLQVALISKVYPMRSHTVAAEGGSAAVIKDEDSLDNHFNDTVGGGDWLCEQDVVEYFVENSTREMIQMEQWGCPWSRKENGEVNVRRFGGMKVERTWFAADKTGFHMLHTLFQTSMKYPQIKRFDEYFVVDLLVDDGQVQGLIAIHMAEGELVTIKAKSVVLATGGAGRVYQCNTNGGIVTGDGMGMAYRHGVPLRDMEFVQYHPTGLPGTGILMTEGCRGEGGIIVNKNGYRYLQDYGMGPETPVGQPKNKYMELGPRDKVSQAFWHEQQKGNTIEHPLGDVVHLDLRHLGEEYLHERLPFICELAKAYVNVDPVKEPIPIRPTVHYTMGGIETNGQCETRIQGLFAVGECSSVGLHGANRLGSNSLAELVVFGRVAGEHAVKRVEAFKGWNDQAIEAQVKAVEQRLQSLMNQEGDENWADIRTEMGNAMEAGCGIYRQEDLMQQTVDKLAELKARYKKISIKDKGKVFNTDLLYAIEIGHSLEVAEAMAHSAILRKESRGAHQRLDEDCTERDDINFLKHSLAFYQEDAAPRIDYSDVTITKSQPKVRLYGEAAEQAAAEEAKQSAEEK is encoded by the coding sequence GTGCAAACACTTACCACAGATATCGCGGTCATCGGCGCTGGTGGCGCTGGTCTTCGTACTGCGATTGCTGCCGCAGAAGCCAACCCTGATTTACAGGTGGCTCTGATTTCAAAAGTATATCCTATGCGCTCACATACTGTTGCCGCAGAAGGAGGCTCCGCAGCAGTTATCAAGGATGAGGATAGCTTAGATAACCATTTCAACGACACTGTCGGTGGTGGAGACTGGCTTTGTGAACAGGATGTCGTGGAGTATTTTGTCGAAAATTCAACCCGGGAAATGATCCAGATGGAGCAATGGGGCTGCCCCTGGAGCCGGAAAGAAAATGGTGAAGTCAACGTCCGCCGTTTCGGTGGAATGAAAGTTGAGAGAACTTGGTTTGCCGCAGATAAAACCGGTTTTCATATGCTGCATACCCTGTTCCAAACATCCATGAAATATCCACAAATCAAACGCTTTGATGAATACTTCGTGGTTGACCTGTTGGTCGACGACGGTCAAGTGCAAGGTTTAATTGCCATTCATATGGCGGAAGGTGAACTGGTAACGATTAAAGCAAAATCTGTCGTTCTGGCTACCGGTGGTGCAGGTCGTGTCTATCAATGTAATACCAATGGCGGCATTGTAACCGGCGATGGTATGGGAATGGCCTATCGTCACGGTGTACCACTTCGCGATATGGAATTTGTCCAGTACCATCCGACCGGTCTGCCCGGTACAGGGATCCTGATGACCGAAGGGTGTCGGGGTGAAGGCGGTATTATCGTCAATAAAAACGGCTACCGTTACCTACAAGATTACGGCATGGGTCCTGAAACACCAGTCGGCCAGCCGAAAAACAAATATATGGAACTCGGTCCGCGTGACAAAGTTTCGCAGGCTTTCTGGCACGAACAACAAAAAGGCAACACCATCGAACACCCACTCGGTGATGTCGTCCATTTGGATCTGCGTCATCTGGGCGAGGAATATCTGCATGAGCGTCTGCCATTTATTTGTGAGCTGGCCAAAGCTTACGTGAATGTCGATCCGGTCAAAGAGCCAATCCCAATCCGTCCGACGGTGCACTACACCATGGGTGGGATTGAAACGAACGGTCAATGTGAAACACGGATCCAAGGCTTGTTTGCTGTCGGAGAATGCTCTTCTGTCGGTCTGCACGGGGCGAACCGTCTCGGCTCGAACTCACTGGCTGAACTGGTTGTATTTGGTCGTGTTGCCGGTGAACACGCCGTCAAACGAGTTGAAGCATTCAAAGGCTGGAATGATCAAGCCATTGAAGCGCAGGTCAAAGCTGTTGAACAACGCCTGCAATCTCTGATGAATCAGGAAGGCGATGAAAACTGGGCCGATATCCGTACTGAAATGGGCAATGCCATGGAAGCCGGATGTGGGATCTATCGTCAGGAAGATCTGATGCAACAGACCGTTGATAAACTGGCTGAACTGAAAGCCCGTTATAAAAAAATCAGCATCAAAGACAAAGGTAAAGTCTTTAACACTGACCTACTGTACGCGATTGAAATCGGTCATAGTCTGGAAGTTGCCGAAGCAATGGCTCACTCGGCGATTCTCCGTAAAGAGTCCCGTGGGGCACACCAACGTCTCGATGAAGACTGTACCGAGCGTGATGATATAAACTTCCTCAAACACTCACTGGCATTCTATCAAGAAGATGCAGCGCCTCGAATCGACTACAGTGATGTCACCATCACCAAGTCACAACCGAAAGTTCGTCTTTACGGTGAAGCAGCGGAGCAAGCCGCAGCCGAAGAAGCCAAACAGAGCGCAGAGGAGAAATAA
- the epmA gene encoding elongation factor P--(R)-beta-lysine ligase, with the protein MPSHLSWKPTISMFHLRERFRLMNAIRHFLTERGVLEVETPSMSLATVTDVHLQTFKSQFFGPDFASGQTVYFMTSPEFHMKRLLAAGSGSIFQLCKAFRNEESGRYHNPEFTLLEWYRVGFDHHQLMDEMDDLLQDILVCPPAQRITYQQAFSEHVGVCPLSCEMDELRMKAQHFGFADIAEHEQDRDTLLQLLFSMVVEPAIGQTAPVCVYDFPASQAALARVSADDHRVAERFEVYFKGIELANGFHELDNPQEQLRRFEADNEKRLQMGLAQQPIDYHLIQALEAGLPHCAGVALGIDRLVMLALGQSHIQDVIAFPFSNA; encoded by the coding sequence ATGCCGAGTCACCTATCCTGGAAACCAACGATTTCAATGTTTCACCTGCGCGAGCGTTTTCGATTAATGAATGCTATCCGGCATTTTTTGACCGAAAGGGGCGTTTTGGAAGTGGAAACCCCCTCAATGAGTCTTGCGACCGTGACGGATGTTCACTTACAAACCTTCAAAAGTCAGTTTTTCGGACCTGATTTTGCCTCTGGTCAAACCGTATATTTCATGACAAGTCCTGAGTTTCATATGAAACGTCTGCTTGCCGCCGGTTCTGGTTCGATCTTCCAGCTTTGTAAAGCATTCAGAAATGAAGAGAGCGGTCGCTATCACAATCCTGAATTTACTTTACTGGAATGGTATCGAGTCGGCTTTGACCACCATCAGTTAATGGATGAGATGGATGATTTACTGCAAGATATCTTGGTGTGTCCGCCTGCACAACGCATCACTTATCAGCAAGCATTTTCTGAGCATGTTGGTGTCTGCCCTTTATCTTGTGAGATGGATGAATTGCGAATGAAAGCTCAGCATTTTGGATTTGCTGACATTGCTGAGCATGAACAGGATCGGGATACACTTTTGCAACTCCTGTTCAGTATGGTGGTGGAACCGGCGATTGGTCAGACGGCTCCGGTGTGTGTTTATGATTTCCCGGCCTCTCAAGCAGCGCTTGCGCGAGTGAGTGCGGATGATCATCGGGTCGCTGAGCGGTTTGAAGTCTATTTTAAAGGCATTGAACTGGCGAATGGTTTTCATGAACTTGATAATCCGCAAGAACAACTGCGCCGTTTTGAAGCTGATAATGAGAAAAGGTTACAAATGGGGTTGGCGCAACAGCCGATTGATTATCATCTGATTCAGGCACTTGAGGCTGGCCTGCCTCATTGTGCCGGTGTTGCGCTGGGTATTGACCGGTTAGTGATGCTGGCTCTCGGACAGTCCCATATACAGGACGTGATCGCGTTTCCTTTTTCGAATGCTTAA
- a CDS encoding rhodanese-like domain-containing protein: MQEYIEFFQQNMILSLAWVGILVALILNIFKSSTAKYQTISVNELTHLINKEDGIVVDTRSNDEFRQGHITEAVNLLPSEIKSGSYGSLENRKSTPIIVVCKTGQTAQESATLLAKAGFEKVSLLKNGLVAWNEANLPLVRGKK; the protein is encoded by the coding sequence ATGCAGGAGTATATTGAGTTTTTCCAGCAGAATATGATTCTTTCGCTGGCTTGGGTAGGTATCTTGGTTGCCCTTATCCTGAATATTTTTAAATCATCCACAGCTAAATATCAGACGATTTCGGTGAACGAGTTAACGCATCTGATCAATAAAGAAGATGGTATCGTGGTTGATACTCGTTCTAACGACGAGTTCAGGCAAGGACATATCACCGAGGCGGTGAACTTGTTACCTTCAGAAATTAAGTCCGGATCTTATGGTTCCCTTGAAAACCGTAAATCCACCCCCATCATTGTCGTATGTAAAACAGGACAAACTGCACAGGAGAGTGCCACGTTGTTGGCCAAAGCTGGTTTTGAAAAGGTTAGTCTATTGAAAAATGGTCTTGTTGCCTGGAATGAAGCCAATCTTCCTCTTGTTCGTGGTAAAAAATAG
- the secB gene encoding protein-export chaperone SecB → MSEAAQQQEPQQNFAIQRIYLKDVSFEAPNSPVIFQKDWNPNVNLDLDTQNRELGDGIYEVILRLTVTVKNEDETAFLCEVQQAGIFSAEEMEPGQLAHCLGAFCPNILFPYARETISSLVVKGTFPQLNLAPVNFDALFMNYLQQQASEEPQPENAS, encoded by the coding sequence ATGTCTGAAGCAGCGCAACAGCAAGAACCTCAGCAGAATTTTGCAATCCAGCGCATCTATCTAAAAGATGTCTCTTTTGAAGCTCCTAACTCCCCGGTTATTTTTCAGAAAGACTGGAATCCGAACGTCAATCTGGATCTCGATACTCAAAACAGAGAGCTGGGTGATGGCATCTATGAAGTCATTTTGCGTCTGACCGTGACCGTAAAAAATGAAGATGAAACGGCATTTTTATGTGAAGTTCAGCAAGCTGGGATCTTCTCTGCCGAGGAAATGGAACCGGGCCAATTGGCGCATTGTTTAGGTGCGTTTTGCCCAAACATTCTTTTCCCTTATGCGCGTGAAACCATTTCTAGCCTTGTTGTGAAAGGAACATTCCCACAACTGAATCTGGCACCGGTTAATTTTGATGCACTGTTTATGAACTATTTACAACAGCAAGCATCTGAGGAACCTCAGCCAGAGAATGCTTCTTAA
- the gpsA gene encoding NAD(P)H-dependent glycerol-3-phosphate dehydrogenase has product MTVIGAGSYGTSLAISLARNGANILIWGHDPKHMQQLESDRENRAFLPDIPFPETLIVTSDLKAAVQASRDLLIVVPSHVFGEVLQRIQPYLRADSRICWATKGLEPETGRLLQDVAHDIVGDQHALAVISGPTFAKELAMGMPTAISVASADSQFVADLQDQIHCSKTFRVYANSDFTGLQLGGAVKNVIAIGAGISDGMGFGANARTALITRGLAEMSRLGVTLGAAPETFMGMAGLGDLVLTCTDNQSRNRRFGLALGQGQSVDTAQRDIGQVVEGYRNTKEVWLLAQRMGVEMPIVDQIYQVLYQGKDARIAAKDLLSRDKKAEH; this is encoded by the coding sequence ATGACTGTCATTGGCGCGGGTTCTTATGGAACATCTCTTGCCATATCTCTGGCTCGGAATGGCGCGAATATTTTAATCTGGGGACACGATCCGAAGCATATGCAGCAATTGGAATCGGATCGGGAAAACCGAGCCTTTTTACCGGATATTCCTTTTCCTGAAACATTAATCGTGACTTCAGATTTGAAAGCTGCCGTTCAGGCATCGCGGGACTTATTGATCGTTGTTCCCAGCCATGTTTTTGGTGAAGTCCTGCAACGGATACAGCCATATCTCAGAGCAGATAGCCGTATTTGTTGGGCAACCAAAGGGTTAGAGCCTGAGACCGGACGTCTGTTACAAGATGTGGCGCATGATATTGTCGGTGATCAGCACGCCTTAGCCGTGATTTCGGGGCCGACATTTGCCAAAGAGCTGGCGATGGGGATGCCGACAGCGATATCAGTTGCTTCTGCCGACAGTCAGTTTGTCGCTGATTTACAAGACCAGATTCACTGTAGTAAGACATTTCGAGTCTATGCCAATTCGGATTTTACTGGATTACAGCTCGGTGGCGCAGTGAAGAATGTGATTGCGATTGGTGCCGGTATTTCTGATGGGATGGGATTCGGTGCGAATGCCCGAACTGCATTGATTACTCGTGGTCTGGCAGAAATGAGTCGATTAGGAGTAACGCTGGGGGCGGCACCGGAGACATTTATGGGCATGGCTGGATTAGGTGATTTAGTGTTAACCTGTACCGATAATCAGTCGAGAAACCGACGTTTTGGTTTAGCGCTTGGGCAAGGGCAATCGGTTGACACGGCACAACGTGATATCGGTCAGGTGGTTGAAGGTTATCGCAACACCAAAGAAGTCTGGCTACTGGCTCAGCGTATGGGCGTCGAAATGCCGATTGTCGATCAGATTTATCAGGTACTTTATCAAGGAAAAGATGCCCGAATCGCAGCGAAAGATTTACTCTCGAGAGATAAGAAGGCTGAGCATTGA
- the cysE gene encoding serine O-acetyltransferase, which translates to MKQCAKHKVVWQTIVQEAREMTEQEPMLASFYHATIIKHESLSAALSYILANKLHTISMPAMAVREVVEEAFQSDPSITESAACDICATVTRDPAVDKYSIPLLYLKGFHALQGYRVANWLWKQGRTTLAGYLQHQISVACQVDIHPAAQIGRAIMLDHATGIVIGETAVVENDVSILQDVTLGGTGKECGDRHPKIREGVMIGAGAKILGNIDIGKGAKIGSGSVVLQAVPPHTTVAGVPAKIVGRPQTDMPSLDMDQQFNGHSQMFVGGDGI; encoded by the coding sequence ATGAAGCAATGTGCAAAACATAAGGTAGTGTGGCAAACCATTGTTCAAGAAGCCCGGGAGATGACGGAACAAGAACCGATGCTGGCGAGTTTCTATCATGCGACGATCATTAAACATGAGAGCTTGTCTGCCGCTCTGAGTTATATTCTGGCGAATAAACTGCATACGATTTCGATGCCGGCAATGGCTGTCAGAGAAGTTGTGGAAGAGGCATTTCAGTCAGACCCGAGTATTACTGAATCGGCGGCTTGTGATATTTGTGCCACCGTTACGCGTGACCCAGCCGTCGATAAATATTCAATTCCTTTGCTCTATCTGAAAGGCTTCCATGCTTTGCAAGGGTATCGGGTGGCTAACTGGCTCTGGAAACAAGGCCGGACAACACTGGCCGGTTATCTGCAACACCAAATTTCAGTCGCCTGTCAGGTTGATATCCATCCCGCCGCCCAGATTGGGCGGGCGATCATGTTGGATCATGCGACTGGTATCGTGATTGGTGAGACTGCCGTCGTTGAAAATGATGTCTCGATCCTACAGGATGTGACGCTTGGCGGAACCGGGAAAGAGTGTGGTGATCGACATCCGAAAATTCGGGAAGGGGTGATGATTGGTGCCGGTGCCAAAATTTTAGGTAACATCGACATCGGCAAAGGCGCTAAGATTGGTTCTGGTTCAGTGGTTCTACAAGCGGTGCCTCCGCATACCACCGTTGCCGGCGTTCCTGCGAAAATTGTCGGACGGCCGCAAACTGACATGCCATCTCTGGATATGGATCAACAGTTCAATGGTCATTCACAGATGTTTGTTGGCGGGGATGGTATCTAG
- a CDS encoding PadR family transcriptional regulator — translation MSLPHVILTVLSTRDATGYDITKEFSSSIGYFWKASHQQVYRELNKMGQQGLVTCVLEPQEGKPDRKVYSITDAGRQALSQWFDQPTAHPTVRDEFSAKLIACSVQDEKPYRDQLVELIEESKKFVAHYQEVEAAYYANPASLDKQQKLERLTLRRNLLARQAWLEWAEETLETLSSLA, via the coding sequence ATGTCATTACCACACGTTATTCTTACTGTTTTAAGTACACGCGATGCGACGGGATACGATATTACCAAAGAGTTTTCTTCGAGTATCGGTTACTTTTGGAAAGCAAGTCACCAACAAGTTTATCGCGAGCTAAATAAAATGGGTCAGCAGGGACTTGTGACTTGCGTATTGGAACCTCAGGAAGGAAAACCGGACCGTAAAGTTTATTCGATTACGGATGCCGGACGACAAGCCCTGAGTCAATGGTTTGATCAACCGACAGCACATCCGACGGTTCGCGATGAGTTCAGTGCCAAGCTGATCGCTTGCTCGGTACAGGATGAGAAACCTTATCGTGATCAACTGGTTGAACTGATTGAGGAATCGAAAAAATTTGTTGCGCATTATCAGGAAGTTGAAGCCGCTTACTATGCGAACCCAGCTTCTCTGGATAAACAGCAAAAACTGGAGCGCTTAACGCTGCGCCGTAATCTTCTGGCTCGTCAGGCATGGCTTGAGTGGGCAGAAGAAACACTGGAAACATTAAGCAGTCTTGCTTAA